Genomic segment of Acidobacteriota bacterium:
CGAAAACTGCCGGCATACGCCCCCTCGACACGAGGCGCTGCGGCCAATCTCGGAGACGCATGGCCGCAATCTACGTCAGGGGCCTCCGGCAAGTAAAGCCGGTTCGAGGTCGACGCTGTAGCAGCGCAATTTTGTTCAAGACGGGATATCTCCGGCTCCGCAGGATGACGATTCATGAAGAGCCGAGAGGAGCCCGATGACAATCGACGAAGGGATCTTGGTGGAGTCGAAGGAAACGCCGCGGCGGCGCCCGAGGTGCTGAGCGACGCAGGCCTCGGCAAACCCCGGTGGCAGCGCCATCGCTCCGGCGCGAGGTTCTTGGTCGCCGCCCTCGAAGCCACCATGCTGACCTATTTCGAAGTGCCGCCGCGGACGGTGTTTCCGCAGCACAGTCACCCGGGAGAGCAATTGACGTTGGTGCTCTCGGGCAGACTGGTGTTTCGAGTCGACGGTGTCGAGC
This window contains:
- a CDS encoding cupin domain-containing protein, with protein sequence MKSREEPDDNRRRDLGGVEGNAAAAPEVLSDAGLGKPRWQRHRSGARFLVAALEATMLTYFEVPPRTVFPQHSHPGEQLTLVLSGRLVFRVDGVELTVGPGEVMALPASVPHAVHSLDEPVTAVDAWSAPFPDFDDPVETD